The genome window ATTCAAGCAAATGCCGGATGGCTCGACAGCATCAGACAGACGTCTACCGGAGTGAGCCTTTCGGCGAGCCGTCGTGGGCAAGCGAGACCGCAAGCTCGAGCCAGGGCATCATCTCCTCTCGTCTGGTGGCGAGGGTCTGCTCCAACTGCTCCACGGCGTCCCTTCCAGCGGTAAAGCGAAGGGGAGGCTTCTGTGCGGCAGCCAGGGTCAGAAACGCCTGGGCCAGCTTGCGGGGGTCTCCCTCCTGGTTGCCATTCATGGCCTGGGAGCCCCGGCGCATCGCCCCCGCCGTCGCGTCGTAGTCGCCGATGACCGTCTTCGCGTAGACGGCGGAGTTGTCCGTCAGGAACCCGGTGCGGAAGTAGCCTGGCTCGACGATCGTCACCTTGATTCCCAGCGGGGCGACTTCGTGCGCGAGGCCTTCGCTCAAGCCCTCCACGGCGAACTTGGTCGCGGAATAGCTCGAGGCGCCGGGGTAGCCAGCAAAGCCCGCCGCTGAGGACACGTTGAAGATGTGGCCTGACTTCTGTGCGCGCAGCACCGGCAGCACGGCCCGCGTCACTGCTGCGAGGCCGAGCACGTTGGTATTGAACTGCGCGGCGAGCTCCTCGGCGCTGCATTCCTCCAGCGCGCCCACCAGCCCGTACCCGGCGTTGTTGACGAGGACGTCGATGCGGCCGAACTTTCCGAGGGCCACCCGTACGGCGTCCTCGGGCTGTCCTGGCCGCGTGACATCCAACGGGGTGGCGAGCAGCCGGTTCGAAGTTCCCAGCGCCTCGATGACGGCCTCGGCCTTGCGGCCCGTGGCCACCACCGAGTCACCGGCTGCCAGCACGGCCCGGGCGAGTTCGGCACCGATACCGCGCGTAGCGCCCGTGATGAACCAGACTTTCGACATGTGGCGTTCTCCTTCTTGAGGGGGCTGCACCGGAAGGTGGCCCGCGCCAGTTCAGATAGCGCCCTGGGGAGGGAAGGATTAGAGCCCGTCCACGGCTTGGACTTATGAAGCGGGTGCATGAATGAGGCGGAGTCATCTGTTGGACTTGTCGGCGTTCACCGTCGTGGCGGCCGAGGGCAGCTTCACGCGGGCGGCCATCAAGCTGGGCATGTCCCAATCCGCGCTCAGCCACGCCATGAAGGCGCTGGAGCAGCGGCTCGGCGTGCGGCTGCTGTCACGGACCACCCGCAGTGTGGCGGCCACGGAAGCAGGGGAGGAACTGCTCAAGACGCTGCGCCCCGCCTTCGAGGGCATTGACGCGGGCCTGGCCCAGCTGGGCAGAAGGTCCGCCTCACCATGACCAAGCAGGCTGCCCGGTCCGTGATTCAACCGATGCTGCCCGGCTTCCTGGCCGCCTATCCCGACATCCAGGTGGAGGTCTTCGTCGATGATCGCTTCACCGACATCGTCACGGGCCGGTTCGACGCGGGCATCCGCTTTGGCCAGAAGGTGGCCAAGGACATGGTCTCGGTCCGCGTGGGTCCGGACCTCCGGGCGGCGGTCGTGGCGTCCCCGGCCTATCTGGCCCAGCGGTCCGCGCCGCGAACCCCCCGCGACCTGGTCCACCATCGCTGCATCAACTACCGCATGGCCCGCACCGGGGGGCTCTACGCGTGGGAGTTCAAGGAGAAGGGCCGCCGCTTCGAGGTCCGCGTCGAGGGCTCGCTGGTGTTCAACGATGGTGACTTGCTAGAGGCGGCGGCCGTGAGCGGCCAGGGCATCGCCTACATCTGGGAGGATCAGGCCGCCCCGTACCTGGCCAGTGGCCGATTGGTGCGTCTGCTGGAGGCGTGGTGCCCGCCCTTCCCAGGGTACTGTCTCTACTACCCGAGCCGGCGCCAGACGCCCCCGGCCCTGGCGGCCTTCCTTCAGGCCCTGCGCTCCCCCAAGCCTTCGTGACGTGGGGGAGGGCGGCAGGTGCTACGGGGTGGGGGCGGGGCCGAGCGCGCTGCCCGCCTGGTAGAGCGCGTAGAGGCTGCCCCAGGCCATGGCCAGGAGCACCAGGAAGATGATGATGACGGCGGGCTCGAAGCGGCGCATGGAGCGCTCGCTGGCGAAGATGCCCCAGGACATGCCGAAGTTCTGCAGGCCGTTGGCCAGGTGGTACGCGGTGCCCAGGGTGCCCAGGATGTAGACGAAGAGCGTGGGGCCGTGGAAGCGCATCTCCCGGGCGATGTCCGCGAAGGGCTCCGGGCCGCCGTGGAACAGGTGGGGGCGCAGGAAGGCCAGCCACAGGTGGGCTCCGAGGAAGGCCAGCACGCCCGCGGCGGTGATGCGCTGCAGGATGTACTTGAGGTTGCCGTAGTTGTTGTAGGCCAGGTTGTTGGGCTTGAAGCTGAACAACCGGACGATGCCCCACCCGGTGTGCATCAGCAGCGGCACCAGGACGAAGATGAAGGTGAGGGCCTGCGTGAAGGGGTCTCTCTGCCCGGTGACGGCCGTCTGCCAGGCTTCGGCGCCGGCGAAGGCGGCGAGGTTGTCCCAGAGGTGGTTGACGACCCAGAAAGACAGGGGAACCACCGCGAGGAACGAGCCCAGGCGGGACTGAAAGAGCGGCGTCTTGCGAGGCAGGGCTGCGGCTTCGGTGCTCATCGGGACTCCGGCAACGCGCGGGCAGGCGCCCGCAGGGTGGGTCGGGCCGGGGTTTATAGCCTGTCCCCGGCGGACCGCGAGGAATCCTTTGGGGGGGACAAGCCAGCCGGTGCGCTCGGAAGCATAAGCCGGGCCGATGCCTCCCCCGGCCCCTGCCTTCGAGGGGGGGCGGGGGGCCAGGCCCTTCTTTCCATTGGCGAGCGCCCCGTCCTTGGGCACGCTACAGCCACACCTTATGTCCGACGAACTC of Stigmatella aurantiaca contains these proteins:
- a CDS encoding SDR family NAD(P)-dependent oxidoreductase, translated to MSKVWFITGATRGIGAELARAVLAAGDSVVATGRKAEAVIEALGTSNRLLATPLDVTRPGQPEDAVRVALGKFGRIDVLVNNAGYGLVGALEECSAEELAAQFNTNVLGLAAVTRAVLPVLRAQKSGHIFNVSSAAGFAGYPGASSYSATKFAVEGLSEGLAHEVAPLGIKVTIVEPGYFRTGFLTDNSAVYAKTVIGDYDATAGAMRRGSQAMNGNQEGDPRKLAQAFLTLAAAQKPPLRFTAGRDAVEQLEQTLATRREEMMPWLELAVSLAHDGSPKGSLR
- a CDS encoding LysR family transcriptional regulator, whose protein sequence is MRRSHLLDLSAFTVVAAEGSFTRAAIKLGMSQSALSHAMKALEQRLGVRLLSRTTRSVAATEAGEELLKTLRPAFEGIDAGLAQLGRRSASP
- a CDS encoding LysR substrate-binding domain-containing protein, encoding MTKQAARSVIQPMLPGFLAAYPDIQVEVFVDDRFTDIVTGRFDAGIRFGQKVAKDMVSVRVGPDLRAAVVASPAYLAQRSAPRTPRDLVHHRCINYRMARTGGLYAWEFKEKGRRFEVRVEGSLVFNDGDLLEAAAVSGQGIAYIWEDQAAPYLASGRLVRLLEAWCPPFPGYCLYYPSRRQTPPALAAFLQALRSPKPS
- a CDS encoding succinate dehydrogenase, with translation MSTEAAALPRKTPLFQSRLGSFLAVVPLSFWVVNHLWDNLAAFAGAEAWQTAVTGQRDPFTQALTFIFVLVPLLMHTGWGIVRLFSFKPNNLAYNNYGNLKYILQRITAAGVLAFLGAHLWLAFLRPHLFHGGPEPFADIAREMRFHGPTLFVYILGTLGTAYHLANGLQNFGMSWGIFASERSMRRFEPAVIIIFLVLLAMAWGSLYALYQAGSALGPAPTP